Genomic window (uncultured Methanobacterium sp.):
TTCTTCCTCAATTACATGTAACATTTTATGATAATTTTCTTCACCCAGTTCGTGCAGAAGCCGGTGGTGAAGATGATTTTTAACCAGATGTAAAATATTATGAAAAGATTCCTCACCCAGGGTATGTAATATTTCGTGATATGCTTCTTCAACTGTTAATTTAACATCACAGGACACCCCATTACTTTTTAGCATATGTAGAAGTTCTGCCGATTTTGGAGGCCTTAAATGTGCTCTTTTGAGGGTTTCGTAGTTGTTGAATATTTCCTCGGGAGTACCCTGACCTATTATCTGCCCTTCGTGCAGTACGAAGATTTTGTCTGCAAACTGGGTGACCATTTCCACGTCATGGGATGCAATGATTATACTCATATCTTCATGGCTTAACTTGTAGAGTATCTCCATGATCTGTTCCACACCCTTGGGATCCAGTCCAGTGGTGGGTTCATCCAGTACCATGATCTCCGGGCGCATGGCCAGGATTCCAGCAATAGCCACTCTTTTCTTTTGACCCCCACTGAGGTGGTGTGGTGCTTTTTTTTCCAAGCCGTTCATTCCCACCATTTCAAGGGCTTCTTCCACCCTTTCATCCACTTCCTCCTCGGAAAGTCCCAGGTTCATGGGACCAAAAGCCACATCCTCTATTACTGTGGGTGCAAATAGTTGATCATCAGGGTTCTGGAAGACAATACCTACTTTCTGCCTGATCTGGAGCAGTTCCTTTTTTTCATAAACTGCTGGTTTGCCATCAATTTTTATCAATCCAGAAGTGGGTTGATTTATGCCGTTGAAGTGTGCAAAGAGGGTGGATTTACCAGCACCATTGGAACCAACTATGGCTACTCTTTCACCTTCTTCAATTTCAATATTTATGTTGTGAAGGGCAGAGGTGCCGTCAGGATAGGTGAAACACATGTTCTCTGTTTGAATAATTGTTCTGGTCATTTAATTTCTCCAGTGATCTCTCTGTTTATCTATTATAGTTCAAGTATGACTTTAGGATTATCTCCAATACTCAATTTTCATACTAATCTTATATTTAATCTATCTTCCATTTCGTACTAGACAATGTTCATCCCTAAAAATCCCCACTGGTAAAAGAAGAACATGGCTAATATCTGTAAACAGGCTACCAGTCCCAAAGTGGAGGCAATAAAGGCGTAATCCCCTGATCCGATTTTCTTCTTCCGGTCATGGTATAGTTTTGATTTATCCGAGAATCCGCGGCTGGCCATGCTCAGATAAATTGTTTCTCCCTGTTCATAGGCCCGAAGAAACATCATGGCCACAGTATAACCCAGTTGTTTCATTCTCCATTTATATGAAAGTTTTTTATTGAATGCATCAAAGCATCTTGCTTTCTGAGCGTGGGTAATCCGGTGCAGTTCATCGTAGAACATGAAAAGGAAGCGGATCATAAGGCTTAATATCATGGCAAATTCCCTAGGCATACCCAGTTTCCGGAAGGATTCCACAACTTCCTGCATGGGGCTTATGGAGCTTAAAAGCACAATTGATGTGAGGGCTACTATAAGTCGGGACATTAAGAGTGCTGCCCACATCAGACCTCCATCTGTTATCTGTATTCCAAATGCTCCGGACCAGATTACATTACCTGGGTGTATGAATGGTTGGAATAGGATTATAAACCCACCGAATGGTAGAAGTAATAAAATTCGGGTTAGAGAAGTTTTGAATGAAACATTGGAAATGTAAATCAATATTAAAAGGTAAATTTCCAGGAATAACATGACCATTATTTGAGTGGAAAATACTGCATAAACAATGATGAATATCAATAAGATTAACTTAACTCTTCCGTCCATGGAATGAAGGGGACTATCTTTATCTGTTTCTTTTTCAAGCTCTCTTACTGAGCCTACTCCATTCATAAAAGAATCTCCTTTTTTTTGAAAATATTATAATTTTATGGTGTTTCTTCCCTTAAAAAAAGATTTAATAAAAAAATAAAAAGATATATTATGGGGATGTTTCTGGTGGGTTTCTTCTTCGCAGTAGAAGTGCTACTAGGTAGGCTATGATCAGCGTTACAATGATACCTATGGCCAGAGCTGCTATTTCACCAACTTTATCCAAACCATTTATAGTATAATCTGGGAAAGGTGATTGGATAGCAGGTTCTGTTTCACCAACACCAACGTTTTCTGCTGATTTTTCCAAACCATCAGGATCTGGTGAAGCGATGAATGGTGACATAACCGCGATTACCAGACAAACAATTAATCCTCCAACTACGAAGTATTTATCTTTGGTACTCATTTGGCAGTCACCTCACCTGTTTCAGATTTAGGTTCAACAATCTTTTTGTTTCGGTTCCAGGCAAGCAGATCAGGTCTTAGTTTTTCCAGAGCCATGATTACTACTACGGTTAACACACCTTCAATAATACCTATGAATGCGTGGTATATTCCCATGGATGCCAGTCCAGCTACTAGTGGGAAAGTTCCAGCCAGCCACATTTCCACAGCAACTGCTTCGGCTGCCAGGAAGATAGCCAACCATGATGCTATGAATATTGCAGGGTATTTTCCTATTGGTTTTCTCAGTCCTTTAAAGGTGTAAAGTCCTACAAAACCGCCTATAATTCCCATGTTAAGTACATTTGCACCCAACGCGGTTATGCCTCCATCTCCAAAGAACAGACCCTGTACCAGTAGTACAAGAGTGAATACAATAATTGCTGCCTCTGGGGCGCAGAATACAATAGCTACTAAAGCTCCGCCTACCATGTGTCCACTGGTACCAAAGGGTATGGGCATGTTCATGGACATTATGGCAAATATACCGGCGGCTAAAACTGCTAGTAATGGAACAGCTTTTTCATCAAGATTCTCCCTTGCCCATTTTTGGGCGAAGTACAATGCTACTATAAGTATAACGTAGTAGATAGCGCATTGCCACAAAGGAATAAAACCATCTGGTATATGCATATTTTTTTTGCCTCCTTCTTTTTTAGTTTATAACCTTTTTAAAGTATTACTCAACTCGGGCTTATCTGGAGTTCAGTAATACTTCTAAAGGCCTTTATCTTCATAGTACCTTACAATAATGCATAATATAAGCTTTTCCATTGGTATTACTTTGATTAAATTTTA
Coding sequences:
- a CDS encoding ATP-binding cassette domain-containing protein; the protein is MTRTIIQTENMCFTYPDGTSALHNINIEIEEGERVAIVGSNGAGKSTLFAHFNGINQPTSGLIKIDGKPAVYEKKELLQIRQKVGIVFQNPDDQLFAPTVIEDVAFGPMNLGLSEEEVDERVEEALEMVGMNGLEKKAPHHLSGGQKKRVAIAGILAMRPEIMVLDEPTTGLDPKGVEQIMEILYKLSHEDMSIIIASHDVEMVTQFADKIFVLHEGQIIGQGTPEEIFNNYETLKRAHLRPPKSAELLHMLKSNGVSCDVKLTVEEAYHEILHTLGEESFHNILHLVKNHLHHRLLHELGEENYHKMLHVIEEE
- a CDS encoding PDGLE domain-containing protein, which translates into the protein MSTKDKYFVVGGLIVCLVIAVMSPFIASPDPDGLEKSAENVGVGETEPAIQSPFPDYTINGLDKVGEIAALAIGIIVTLIIAYLVALLLRRRNPPETSP
- the cbiQ gene encoding cobalt ECF transporter T component CbiQ, which produces MNGVGSVRELEKETDKDSPLHSMDGRVKLILLIFIIVYAVFSTQIMVMLFLEIYLLILIYISNVSFKTSLTRILLLLPFGGFIILFQPFIHPGNVIWSGAFGIQITDGGLMWAALLMSRLIVALTSIVLLSSISPMQEVVESFRKLGMPREFAMILSLMIRFLFMFYDELHRITHAQKARCFDAFNKKLSYKWRMKQLGYTVAMMFLRAYEQGETIYLSMASRGFSDKSKLYHDRKKKIGSGDYAFIASTLGLVACLQILAMFFFYQWGFLGMNIV
- the cbiM gene encoding cobalt transporter CbiM, encoding MHIPDGFIPLWQCAIYYVILIVALYFAQKWARENLDEKAVPLLAVLAAGIFAIMSMNMPIPFGTSGHMVGGALVAIVFCAPEAAIIVFTLVLLVQGLFFGDGGITALGANVLNMGIIGGFVGLYTFKGLRKPIGKYPAIFIASWLAIFLAAEAVAVEMWLAGTFPLVAGLASMGIYHAFIGIIEGVLTVVVIMALEKLRPDLLAWNRNKKIVEPKSETGEVTAK